TGTCCGACAAGCTGCGCGAGGAGAAGCGCGCCCGTCCGGACGAGGGCGAGGACACCTACCCGGTGGCCGTGCTGGTGAACGCGGGCAGCGCCTCGGCGTCGGAGATCGTCGCCGGCGCGCTCAAGAACCTCAACCGCGCCGTCATCATCGGCCGCCAGACGTTCGGCAAGGGCAGCGTGCAGGTGCTCTATGACTTCCCGGACGACAGCGCCCTGAAGCTGACCATCGCCAAGTACCTCACCCCCGGTGACGTCTCCATCCAGGAAGTGGCCATCGTCCCGGACATCGAGCTGATCCCCTCGGCCGTCACCGACGAGCGCGTGCTGGTGTTCGCCCCGCGCAAGACGATTGGCGAGGCGGACCTGGATCAGCACTTCGGCAACCCCAACTCGGACTCGGTGGCCAAGAAGCGCGAGGACGTGCTGGGCCGCGAGAAGCCGCTGGAGACGGTGAAGTACCTCAAGCTGGACGAGAAGCAGCAGCAGGCGCTCGCCAAGAAGCAGGAGGAGGCCGCCAAGAATCCCGAGACGGCCGCCAAGCAGGGCACGGGCGCCAACCCGCTGCTGGACATCGACGCGGTGAGCACCGGCGAGGAGCTCGACGACCAGATGGACGCCGAGAGCCAGGACGAGGTGAAGGAGGACTTCGAGGTGCAGTTCGCCCGCGACTACGTCCTGCAGATGCCCTACGCCGACCGCCGGCAGATGCTGCAGAAGGGCAAGGGCTTCGTGGAGAAGAAGCGCGAGGAGGAGGAGCAGCGCATCAACTCCGCCATCCAGGCGCTCAACGTGGACTGGAGCGCGGGCAGCACGCCCAAGGACGTGAAGCTCGCGGCCACCTTCACCCCCGCCGCCGATCAGCGCATCGCCGCGGGTGAGACCTTCGACCTGACGCTCACCGCCGAGAACAAGGGCGCCGAGCCCCTCAAGCGCGTGCGCGCCTGGACGGAGAGCGACAACTACTACCTGGATCGCCGCGAGTTCCTCATCGGCAGCCTGGCCCCCGGGGAGAAGAAGACCTGGAAGGTGAAGGTGAAGCTGCCCAAGGATCTGACGTCCCGCCGGGACGAGGTGACGGTGAAGTTCCACGACGACCACGGGGCCCTGCCCACCACGCTGGTGAGCGAGCTCAACTTCGCCGAGCTGCCGCGTCCCGCCTTCGCCTTCAACTGGCAGGTCCTCGACGACTGCGAGTCCTGCAACCGCGACGGCACCGCCCAGCGCGGCGAGGACATCACCCTGGTGATGGACGTGACGAACACGGGCAAGGGCAAGGCGCTCGACTCGTTCGCGCAGATCAAGAACCTGGGGGATCCGGACATCTTCATCGAGAAGGGCCGCTTCAAGATTGGCGAGCTGGCCCCGGGCGAGACGAAGACGGCGCGCTTCCAGCTGGAGGTGAAGAAGGGCTACGAGGGGAAGACCTTCCCGCTGCGCCTGGCCATCGTGGACGAGCCGCTGGAGGAGTTCGCCATGGAGAAGCTGGAGCTGCCCGTGACGGACGCGCCGGTGGCGAAGCTGGAGCCCAAGAAGGGCCTGGTGAAGGTGTCCGAGAAGGCGGCGCTGCTGGCCTCGCCGGAGCAGGGCGCCACGGTGGTGGCCCGGCTGTCGCGCCCGGCGGTGCTCGCCACGGACGCGGCCACCAAGGGCTACTACCGGGTGGAGCTGGACAAGGACCGCTTCGCCTTCGTGAGCGCCGAGGACGCCCGCGACACGCGTGGCAAGGCGGCGGCTCCCCAGGGGCTGACGTACGTGGCGCGCCGCTCGCCGCCGGAGATCAAGCTCGACGTGGACCTGGCCCAGGGGGGCCTGGTGGCCAACGGCGAGAAGTACACCCTCTCCGGTGAGGTGGACGACGCCCAGGGCCTGCTGGACATGTACGTGCTGGTGAACGACCAGAAGGTCTACTTCCAGGGCGTGGACGCCAAGGCCAAGGCGGGGGGCGAGCCGCAGAAGCTGAAGTTCAGCACCGAGTTCTCCCTCAAGGAGGGCAACAACAGCGTGCTGGTGGTGGCCCGCGAGAGCACCGACTTCGCCAGCCGCCGCACCCTGGTCATCCGCCGCCGTCCGGCCGAGGTGGCCCAGAAGGTGACGCCGGCCTCGGCCAACAAGCCGGCCAAGTCGGCCACGCCGTAGCAGGTAGACGGGCTGATCGTCCGCATTCCGGGCGGCTTTCGTCGGGGCGCAGGTGCCTCCTCGGAAGCCGCCCGTTTTATTGACGCTTTCCTCGAACGCACGCTAGCGTCGCTCCGATTGGCGCCGCCGCCGGACGCGCGCCTGGGAGGCGGTACTGAGGATGCGGACGTTCAGCCGTGGGATGGCCCTCGCGGTTCTGGTGTGCGGCTCCGCCGCGTACGCGGACCGCAACGACATCAGGATCACGAATCTCGGCAACCCGAGCCCCGTCGCGAGTGCGGGCTCGACCACGCCGTCGGCCAACTTCAACGCCGAGGCCAACGGAGACTTCCGGGCCTTCGCGCGCACGTTCGCCGCGGTGATGACGTCGGCGAACCTGATGCCCCCGGAGACGCTGGGGCACGCGGGCTTCTCGCTCAACGCGGAGCTGAGCGTCCTCGGCCTGCCCACGCCGGGCCGCGAGGACGGCCAGGTGACGATCCCCACGGAGGGCACGCCGACCAATCCGCTGCTGCTGCCCTCGGTGCACGTGCGCAAGGGCCTGCCCTTCTCCTTCGAGCTGGGCGCTCGCGTGGGGTGGATCGACCGCAGCGACATGTTCGCCGCCACCGGTGAGCTGAAGTGGGCCGTCAACGAGGGCTTCACCTGGCTGCCGGACATCGCCGTGCGCGCGCACGTGACGCGGCTGATGGGCAACAAGGACTTCGATCTGACGGCGGCCGGCCTCGACTTCGGCGTGGGCAAGCAGTTCCCGCTCGGGGCATGGTGACGCTCACCCCGTACGGCGGCCTCGACCTGACGGGAGTCGCGGCCAGCACGGACACGCTCGACTTCGACCAGGCCCGGCAGCGCAACACCACGACCAATCCGGCCAACCCCTACGCGGGCCTGGACAACACCGGCGTGTACCAAGAGGTGAAGCTGATGGAGAACATCAACAGCCGCCTCTACGGAGGTGTGCGCTTCATCGGCGGCGCGCTGCAGCTGGGTGCCGAGGTGTCGCTGAGCAACCAGGGCTTCATCGAGGTGGCCAACACCCAGACGGGCGCGACGCGCAGCCGCGCCCTGCCCGCGGTGCTGGGCTTCAGCACCACGCTCGGCCTGGACTTCTAAAGTCCGCGAAGGTGTGCCCCCGGGCACATGCACGGCCATTTCCCCTCTCCCCTCGGGAGAGGGACGGGGTGAGGGTGCCACGCATCCCGGGTTGAATCCCCCTTGTCCACACTGGGGTCCACGGGTTGAAGAACGGGCCCGGACACCCTCACCCTGACCCTCTCCCGAAGGGAGAGGGGGTAGTAGGGGCAGTGAGGGGGTAGTAGGGGCAGTAGGGAGCAGTGACCTCGGCTCAGGCCGCCTTGCCGCGCAGGGCCTCGCGCATGGCGCGGGGCTTGTTGGTGATGAGGTAGGAGACGCCCATCTCCTCCAGCTGCCGGGCACGCGTGGGGTCATCCACCGTCCACACCGCCACGCGCAGGCCCCGGCGGCGCCACTCCTCCACCCGCTCCGGCGTGCACTGCCCGTGGTAGGGGTGCACCGAGTGCGACGAGACGAGCGGCGTCACCACGTACGCCTGCGGCCCCCAGCGCTTGTCCGGATCGATGAGGAAGCCCCGGCGCAGCGACGGCGCGGCGGCCGCCGTCCGGAAGAGGCACAGCGGGTTGAAGCTGGAGATGACCACCCGCCCGGCCAGCCCGCGGCGCGTGACGAGCTCCGCCACCTTCTGGGACAGCCCCCCGTCATCCGCGTGGTCGCACTTGAGCTCGATGTTCACGAGGAAGTGCGAGGGCAGCGCGTCCAGCACCTCCTCGAGCAGCGGAATGCGCTCGGGCTTGAAGCCGAGCCGGCTGCCCACGTCCGCCCCCTTCAGCTTCCAATAGGACGTGGTGCGCACCTCCCAGGGCAGGCCGGCCAGCCGCTGCAGGTGCTCGTCGTGGCACACCACCACCTCGCCGGAGCCACACACCATCGCGTCCAGTTCCACGCCATCGGCCCCCTGGGCCACGGCCTCCTGGAAGGCGGCGAGGGTGTTCTCCGGGGCATCGGCGCTGGCACCTCGGTGGGCGAGCAGGAGCATGCCTCCCAATGTGCAACAGCCCGGCCCCCAGGGCGAGCGTCCTGAAGCCACCCGCCGTCCAGGGGGCGACAGGCGGCTTGCCTCACCCCCGGCTTTGCTGCACTGTGCGCGGCATGCTGGGGCTGCGGACCGGGGAGATTCTTTTCATTGGGTTCATCCTGGTGGTGGTGTTCTCCGCCGCCCGGATGGGTCAGCTCGGCAATGCCGTGGGCAAGTTCGTCTACTCGTTCAAGAAGGCCTCGAAGGGGGAGGATCTCGTGGACGTGAAGACGCTGCCCCGCTCCAAGCGCGGCCAGGACGTGTCCGACGCCGACTACACCGACTCCGGCCCCAAGCGCGGCTAGTTCTTCGCGCCGGGCGTCGGCCCCCCCGCCAGCAGACGCTCGGCCTGCTCGCGCAGCGAGGGGTGCACGGACGCGTCCCGGGCCAGCTCCTCCAGGTCATTCGCGTTGAGCAACGGGACGATCTTCACCCCCACCTCCGGCGGCAGGTATGGGTTGAAGACGAGCGCCCGGCGCACCCCGTGACGCGAGGACCAGCGCGGCGACTTCCAGATCTCCACCAGCGGCTCCGGACGGGCCGGACGGCGCGCCGCCATGCGCACCACCAGCGGCTCGGTGAGACGGGGATTGAGGAGCGCGTTGCGCACCACCGCCGGGTTGCTCGCCGTCACCAGACGCGCGAGCAGGTCCGGATCCCTCGTGAGCCGCGCCTGCTGCTTGAGGTGCCCCAGTGACTGGGTGAGCAGCTTCGCGTCCGCCTTGGCCGCCGCGCCCTCGTCGAACTCCTTGTGGGCCGGTGCCGTCTCGAAGAGATCCGCCACCGACTCCAGCGACTGCACCTCGGCCATGCGGCGCATGGAGTCCGCGTAGGGGATGCTCGCCGCCTCCCGGCCCAGCGCTGTCACGAAGGCCGAGAGCACGCAGGTGGCCGGCTCCCAGCCTCCCCGGGCCAGGAGGATGACCTCGTTGAGCAGCTCGTTCGCGTCGAGTGGATCCCGCCGCGCGAGCTCCCGCGCGGCGGCCTTGCGAACGATCTCCGCGCTCCCGCTCAGGGCGTGGAGCTTCTGGATGACGGTCTTGGTCTCCTCACGGCTGGCCATTGCCGGTGCTTCCCTCCTTCGCTCCTCCGCTGGCGACCGCCGTCTGCGGCTCGAGCGTCACCTCGAGCCGGAAGTTCGCCAGGTCCGAGGGGTACTCGTAGAAGAAGACGACGAAGGGAGCCCGGGCCCCGGGAGCCACTTCCTTGGCGGCGGCGTCCAGGCGGGCCCGCAGCGTCTCGGCGTCCGCCGGGCTCGCGAGCTGGTAGAGCTCCTCGGGCGTGGGCACCGCGCCCGCGATGCCTTCCGCGGACTTCACCCGCTGATCTCCTTCGTACAGCGCGACGCCCGCCTTCACGCGGATGGCGGAGGTGCCACGGTTCTCCACCTCGCCGCGGACGAAGAAGAGGCTGTGCCCGGCCCCCGTCTCGTAGAGACCGTTGGACAGGTCCTTCGCCACCAGGGGCCGCGTGGGCGACACCAGCTCGCGCATGCGCGTGGGCGACAACTCCACCCGCCCATCGTTGAGCCAGGCCATGGCCACGGCGAGCAGGCCGACCACCAGCACCGCCGCCACCATGAACTGGGCGGCCACCGAGGCCAGACGCCGCGCCATGCCCGGACCCGAGCTCTCGCCAGACGCCTGTGCCACCTGGGGAGGCGTCGGCGCGGCGATCACCGGCGGCGGGGGCGCGGGCGGCAGATCCGCGAGCACCTCGCGGCCCGACGAGCCCTCGCCCGGCCCCGGGAAGTCCGGGAACGGGTTGCGCTCCGTGGGCGCGTTCGCCTTGGCGATGGGCGTGGCCGCGACCGTCTGCGGCGCACCCCAGTCCGGGATGCCCGACGGCGCGCCCTGCTGCGGAGCGCCCCAGTCCGGAATGCCCGAGGGCGGCGCCTGCTGCGGAGCACCCCAGTCGGGAATGGCCGAGGGCGCGGCGGGCGCGGGGCTCGGAGCGGGCG
The sequence above is drawn from the Archangium gephyra genome and encodes:
- a CDS encoding twin-arginine translocase TatA/TatE family subunit, which translates into the protein MLGLRTGEILFIGFILVVVFSAARMGQLGNAVGKFVYSFKKASKGEDLVDVKTLPRSKRGQDVSDADYTDSGPKRG
- a CDS encoding MXAN_5808 family serine peptidase, with the protein product MPRLFRRITAVAVLLGAWALVGNDRAPLPLTLGVAEAGQGSSDSTRIAGEKGGPTHDLSSLRVFTKVILYVKDNYVDPKRVKPKEMMISALEYVEKSVPDVLVDGNAESGKLNVNVNGKTREFDISHVDSLWKMSFTLKDVFDFVNKNMRPMDDTRDIEYAAVNGMLSTLDPHSVLLRPEVYREMKLSTKGEFGGLGFVIQMREGNLTVVKVLPKTPAARAGIQKDDQIKKIGEESTVNMDLNEAVSKLRGPVDSRVGITVERKGWEKPRPMTLSRAMISIESVQHKLLAGNVGYVRLKNFQGNTTRDLQSALSEMRRQTEAKGGLKGVVLDMRGNPGGLLEQAIQVSDTFLSSGTIVSTVGLSDKLREEKRARPDEGEDTYPVAVLVNAGSASASEIVAGALKNLNRAVIIGRQTFGKGSVQVLYDFPDDSALKLTIAKYLTPGDVSIQEVAIVPDIELIPSAVTDERVLVFAPRKTIGEADLDQHFGNPNSDSVAKKREDVLGREKPLETVKYLKLDEKQQQALAKKQEEAAKNPETAAKQGTGANPLLDIDAVSTGEELDDQMDAESQDEVKEDFEVQFARDYVLQMPYADRRQMLQKGKGFVEKKREEEEQRINSAIQALNVDWSAGSTPKDVKLAATFTPAADQRIAAGETFDLTLTAENKGAEPLKRVRAWTESDNYYLDRREFLIGSLAPGEKKTWKVKVKLPKDLTSRRDEVTVKFHDDHGALPTTLVSELNFAELPRPAFAFNWQVLDDCESCNRDGTAQRGEDITLVMDVTNTGKGKALDSFAQIKNLGDPDIFIEKGRFKIGELAPGETKTARFQLEVKKGYEGKTFPLRLAIVDEPLEEFAMEKLELPVTDAPVAKLEPKKGLVKVSEKAALLASPEQGATVVARLSRPAVLATDAATKGYYRVELDKDRFAFVSAEDARDTRGKAAAPQGLTYVARRSPPEIKLDVDLAQGGLVANGEKYTLSGEVDDAQGLLDMYVLVNDQKVYFQGVDAKAKAGGEPQKLKFSTEFSLKEGNNSVLVVARESTDFASRRTLVIRRRPAEVAQKVTPASANKPAKSATP
- a CDS encoding glycerophosphodiester phosphodiesterase: MLLLAHRGASADAPENTLAAFQEAVAQGADGVELDAMVCGSGEVVVCHDEHLQRLAGLPWEVRTTSYWKLKGADVGSRLGFKPERIPLLEEVLDALPSHFLVNIELKCDHADDGGLSQKVAELVTRRGLAGRVVISSFNPLCLFRTAAAAPSLRRGFLIDPDKRWGPQAYVVTPLVSSHSVHPYHGQCTPERVEEWRRRGLRVAVWTVDDPTRARQLEEMGVSYLITNKPRAMREALRGKAA